The following proteins are encoded in a genomic region of Armatimonadota bacterium:
- the tdh gene encoding L-threonine 3-dehydrogenase, which yields MIRSAARPTMPLQPEPRAGTTVSAALPTSMRALVKEAPEPGLALRTVPVPPVGPGEVLVRVAAGGICGTDLHIYTWDAWAAGRLRPPVIVGHEFCGTVVATGEGVTSPAVGDFIAGESHLACGACRECRGGREHICERLQVLGVDRDGAFAEYVVLPARNAWRLDPQRVPVEVAAVMDPLGNAVHSALAADPVGRAVAVIGCGPIGLMAIAVLRLAGAALVAASDVRPERRALARQLGADLVLDPAADDVPARLRAATGGHGVDIVLEMSGHPAGLRDGLHALRPGGFVALLGLPAGPVEVDLARDVIAKAARLHGIYGRRIWETWEQATALLARGLEIRPVVTHRLPLARFAEAFALLAEGRAGKVILTVEG from the coding sequence GTGATCCGCTCCGCGGCACGTCCCACGATGCCGCTGCAGCCGGAGCCGCGCGCCGGGACCACCGTCTCCGCTGCCCTGCCCACGAGCATGCGCGCCCTGGTCAAGGAAGCCCCCGAGCCCGGGCTGGCTCTGCGCACGGTCCCGGTCCCTCCGGTCGGCCCGGGGGAGGTACTGGTACGGGTGGCGGCCGGGGGAATCTGCGGGACCGACCTGCACATCTACACCTGGGACGCCTGGGCGGCGGGGCGGCTGCGCCCCCCGGTCATCGTCGGGCACGAGTTCTGCGGCACGGTCGTCGCCACGGGGGAAGGGGTGACGTCCCCGGCCGTGGGCGACTTCATCGCCGGAGAGTCCCACCTGGCCTGCGGCGCCTGCCGGGAGTGCCGGGGCGGGAGGGAGCACATCTGCGAGCGCCTCCAGGTGCTGGGGGTGGACCGGGACGGGGCTTTCGCCGAGTACGTGGTCCTGCCCGCCCGGAACGCCTGGCGGCTCGACCCGCAGCGCGTGCCGGTGGAGGTGGCGGCGGTGATGGACCCGCTGGGAAACGCCGTGCATAGCGCGCTGGCGGCGGATCCCGTGGGGCGCGCCGTGGCGGTAATCGGGTGCGGGCCGATCGGCCTCATGGCCATCGCCGTGTTGCGCCTGGCCGGTGCCGCCCTTGTGGCGGCCTCCGACGTCCGACCGGAGCGGCGGGCGCTGGCCCGGCAGCTGGGGGCCGATCTGGTGCTGGACCCGGCGGCCGACGACGTCCCCGCACGGCTGCGCGCCGCCACAGGCGGCCACGGCGTCGACATCGTCCTGGAGATGTCGGGACACCCGGCCGGGCTGCGCGACGGCCTGCACGCTCTGCGGCCGGGCGGGTTCGTCGCCCTCCTGGGCCTGCCCGCCGGCCCCGTGGAAGTCGACCTGGCCAGGGACGTCATCGCCAAGGCGGCACGGCTGCACGGCATCTACGGGCGCCGGATCTGGGAGACGTGGGAGCAGGCCACCGCCCTGCTGGCCCGCGGCCTGGAGATCCGCCCGGTGGTCACCCACCGCCTGCCGCTGGCGCGCTTCGCCGAGGCCTTCGCCCTCCTGGCCGAGGGGCGCGCCGGCAAGGTGATCCTGACCGTGGAGGGATAG
- a CDS encoding DUF2231 domain-containing protein, with the protein MVFVHPQVVHFPIALWVVATVFDLVALRSRRDLFPAMAFWLIGLGLVGAVLSVLSGWRDLLAAEASGVGTALRQQHALHQALAYGATAAYLVAFLVRWRRPGRARWTVLLTVLGAVLVGIAGFVGGELRRVM; encoded by the coding sequence ATGGTCTTCGTCCACCCGCAGGTCGTCCACTTCCCCATCGCCCTGTGGGTCGTGGCCACGGTCTTCGACCTGGTGGCCCTGCGGAGCCGGCGCGACCTCTTCCCGGCGATGGCTTTCTGGCTGATCGGGCTGGGGCTGGTGGGGGCGGTCCTGAGCGTGCTCTCCGGCTGGCGGGACCTGCTCGCCGCCGAGGCCTCGGGGGTGGGCACCGCCCTGCGGCAGCAGCACGCCCTCCACCAGGCCCTGGCCTACGGCGCCACCGCCGCCTACCTCGTCGCCTTCCTGGTCCGGTGGCGCCGTCCGGGGCGGGCCCGCTGGACGGTCCTGCTCACCGTCCTGGGGGCGGTGCTGGTCGGCATCGCCGGCTTCGTCGGCGGCGAGCTGCGGCGTGTCATGTAG
- a CDS encoding response regulator transcription factor: MARILVVDDEPHIVELVRYNLEREGFEVLTAGDGREALRQVGEGAPDLVILDLMLPEVDGFEVCRQIRGTSAVPILMLTARGRELDRIAGFELGADDYVTKPFSPRELVARVRAILRRAGRELLGAQAPLQADGLRLDPATREVSLHGRPVELTAKEFDLLALLMRHPNRVFTRDFLLEHLWGHDYFGSTRTVDMHISRLREKIEDDPAAPTFIQTVRGVGYKFKAPVRPGR, translated from the coding sequence GTGGCCAGGATCCTGGTCGTCGACGACGAGCCGCACATCGTCGAGCTCGTCCGCTACAACCTGGAGCGGGAGGGCTTCGAGGTCCTCACCGCCGGGGACGGCCGCGAGGCCCTCCGCCAGGTGGGCGAGGGCGCCCCCGACCTCGTCATCCTCGACCTGATGCTGCCGGAGGTCGACGGCTTCGAGGTGTGCCGCCAGATCCGGGGCACCTCCGCTGTCCCCATCCTGATGCTCACCGCCCGGGGGCGGGAACTCGACCGCATCGCCGGGTTCGAGCTGGGGGCGGACGACTACGTCACCAAACCCTTCAGTCCGCGCGAGCTGGTGGCCCGGGTGCGCGCCATCCTGCGCCGGGCCGGGCGTGAGCTGCTGGGAGCGCAGGCGCCGCTGCAGGCCGACGGGCTGCGCCTGGACCCGGCCACGCGGGAGGTCTCCCTGCACGGGCGCCCGGTGGAGCTGACCGCCAAGGAGTTCGACCTGCTGGCGCTGCTGATGCGCCACCCCAACCGCGTCTTCACCCGCGACTTCCTCCTGGAGCACCTCTGGGGGCACGATTACTTCGGCAGCACCCGCACGGTGGACATGCACATCAGCCGGCTGCGGGAGAAGATCGAGGACGACCCCGCCGCCCCCACCTTCATCCAGACGGTGCGCGGGGTCGGCTACAAGTTCAAGGCGCCCGTGCGTCCCGGCCGGTGA
- a CDS encoding ATP-binding protein → MRRAIRFKLIATYVGLAAVTLALVLVVVLAVLQRRYLETYAYVVSTQARLIATMLTEGAGAIPPDQQEALAQQFRWRPDVVIALLDAHGRGPTVPPGAPPPPEVGQALARPDQPAYAVRDDPRTGQRRVFAAAAIGPRARPTGVVHVSAPAVWVQRQLRRLLPAFGGALLLGLGAAWVVGARLARSLTDPIERLTRAAERLREGDLDAQVAIDSDDEIGRLGRAFSAMAARLRETIEGLRAERTTLAAILTSMQDGVIATDRQGRLLLVNRAAEELLGLPSGAAVGAAAADLLPAPLVAMLAEAATAARVGATELQREDRVMEVHCAPIWRGDGGTGEAASGSPGAGTAGGRTGAEAATAEAVTGAVAVVRDVTELRRSERLRRELTANVSHELRTPLTSIKGFAETLLAGAMRDEATARRFLEIIDAEANRLVKLVDDLMDLSRLEARGAALELAPVDLPALVEETVTRLRPLAGSRRLEVHPGTGSVTVLGDRDRLAQVLTNLIDNAIKFTPEPGRVEVAWRRQDGTVVLTVRDTGQGIPPADLPHIFERFYKANRSRSAATGSGLGLAIARHIVEAHGGRITVQSREGAGTTFTVVLPRVPEEERAAAEEQRTRPT, encoded by the coding sequence GTGAGGCGCGCCATCCGCTTCAAGCTCATCGCCACCTACGTGGGGCTGGCGGCGGTGACGCTGGCCCTGGTCCTGGTAGTGGTGCTCGCCGTCCTGCAGCGCCGCTACCTGGAGACCTACGCCTACGTCGTCTCCACCCAGGCCCGCCTCATCGCCACCATGCTCACCGAGGGGGCCGGGGCCATCCCCCCCGACCAGCAGGAGGCGCTGGCGCAGCAGTTCCGCTGGCGCCCCGACGTGGTCATCGCCCTGCTGGACGCCCACGGCCGCGGGCCCACCGTCCCGCCGGGGGCACCGCCTCCCCCCGAGGTCGGCCAGGCCCTGGCCCGCCCCGACCAGCCGGCGTACGCGGTACGGGACGACCCGCGCACCGGGCAGCGCCGCGTCTTTGCCGCGGCGGCCATCGGTCCGCGCGCCCGCCCCACCGGGGTCGTCCACGTCTCCGCGCCGGCGGTATGGGTCCAGCGCCAGCTGCGGCGCCTGCTGCCGGCGTTCGGTGGGGCGCTGCTCTTGGGGCTCGGGGCGGCGTGGGTGGTGGGGGCGCGGCTGGCCCGCAGCCTGACCGACCCCATCGAGCGCCTCACCCGCGCCGCCGAGCGCCTGCGCGAGGGGGACCTCGACGCCCAGGTGGCCATCGACAGCGACGACGAGATCGGCCGGCTGGGCCGGGCCTTCTCGGCCATGGCGGCCCGCCTGCGGGAGACCATCGAGGGGCTGCGGGCGGAGCGGACGACGCTGGCGGCCATCCTCACCAGCATGCAGGACGGGGTGATCGCCACCGACCGCCAGGGGCGGCTGCTCCTGGTGAACCGCGCCGCCGAGGAGCTGCTGGGCCTGCCGTCCGGCGCGGCGGTGGGTGCGGCGGCGGCCGACCTGCTGCCCGCGCCGCTGGTGGCCATGCTGGCCGAGGCGGCCACGGCGGCGCGGGTGGGCGCGACGGAGCTGCAGCGCGAGGACCGGGTGATGGAGGTCCACTGCGCGCCCATCTGGCGGGGGGATGGCGGCACCGGGGAGGCCGCCAGCGGGTCCCCCGGGGCCGGGACCGCCGGCGGGCGCACGGGAGCGGAGGCGGCCACGGCGGAGGCGGTCACGGGCGCCGTGGCCGTGGTGCGCGACGTCACCGAGCTGCGGCGCAGCGAGCGGCTGCGCCGCGAGCTCACGGCCAACGTCTCTCACGAGCTGCGCACGCCGCTCACCTCCATCAAGGGGTTCGCCGAGACCCTGCTGGCCGGGGCGATGCGCGACGAGGCCACCGCCCGGCGCTTCCTGGAGATCATTGATGCCGAGGCCAACCGGCTGGTCAAGCTGGTCGACGACCTGATGGACCTCAGCCGCCTGGAGGCCAGGGGGGCGGCCCTCGAACTCGCGCCGGTAGACCTCCCCGCGCTCGTGGAGGAGACGGTCACCCGCCTGCGGCCGCTGGCCGGGTCGCGGCGCCTGGAGGTCCACCCCGGCACCGGGTCGGTCACGGTGCTGGGCGACCGCGACCGCCTGGCGCAAGTGCTGACCAACCTGATCGACAACGCCATCAAGTTCACACCGGAGCCGGGTCGGGTGGAGGTGGCCTGGCGGCGGCAGGACGGGACCGTCGTCCTGACGGTGCGGGACACCGGCCAGGGCATTCCCCCCGCCGACCTCCCCCACATCTTCGAGCGCTTCTACAAGGCCAACCGCTCGCGGAGCGCCGCCACCGGCAGCGGGTTGGGGCTGGCCATCGCGCGCCACATTGTGGAGGCGCACGGCGGCCGCATCACCGTGCAGAGTCGCGAGGGCGCCGGAACCACCTTCACCGTCGTTCTCCCCCGCGTGCCGGAGGAGGAGCGGGCAGCGGCCGAGGAACAACGGACGCGTCCCACCTGA
- a CDS encoding ABC transporter ATP-binding protein, with the protein MALLELQDLHVYYGHIHALKGVSLSVDAGEIVALLGSNGAGKTTTLRTISGLLRPRRGRVLLEGKGIDYLPPHEIVYRGVAHAPEGRRIFARLTVRENLEMGAYARANGAAIREDMERVFALFPRLRERINQVAGTLSGGEQQMLAIGRALMARPRILLLDEPSMGLAPILVEQIFETIRDINAQGTTILLVEQNAFMALTIAHRGYVLQTGEIVLAGEARALQENEDVRRAYLGG; encoded by the coding sequence ATGGCCTTGCTGGAGCTGCAGGACCTGCATGTCTACTACGGCCACATTCATGCCCTGAAGGGGGTCTCCCTGAGCGTGGACGCGGGCGAGATCGTCGCACTGCTCGGCAGCAACGGGGCCGGGAAGACCACGACGTTGCGGACGATCTCGGGGTTGTTGCGGCCGCGGCGGGGGCGGGTGCTGCTGGAAGGGAAAGGCATCGACTACCTGCCCCCGCACGAGATCGTCTACCGGGGCGTGGCCCACGCGCCCGAGGGGCGGCGCATCTTCGCCCGGCTGACGGTGCGGGAGAACCTGGAGATGGGCGCCTACGCTCGCGCCAACGGGGCGGCCATCCGGGAGGACATGGAACGCGTCTTCGCCCTCTTCCCGCGCCTGCGGGAGCGGATCAACCAGGTCGCCGGCACCCTCTCGGGGGGCGAGCAGCAGATGCTGGCCATTGGCCGCGCCCTGATGGCCCGGCCGCGCATCCTCCTCCTCGACGAACCCTCCATGGGGCTCGCGCCGATCCTCGTGGAGCAAATCTTCGAAACGATCCGGGACATCAACGCCCAGGGGACCACGATCCTCCTGGTGGAGCAGAACGCCTTCATGGCCCTGACCATCGCCCACCGCGGCTACGTGCTGCAGACGGGAGAGATCGTCCTGGCCGGGGAGGCCCGTGCCCTGCAGGAAAACGAGGACGTGCGCCGGGCCTACCTGGGCGGGTAG
- a CDS encoding ABC transporter ATP-binding protein: MGVILECRGVTKRFGGLVALNEVDFVLEEGRIVSIIGPNGAGKTTLFNVFTGVYRPEEGSVRFRGRELVGLRPDQITRLGMCRTFQNIRLFGNMTVLENILVGMHSRLHLSTVDVLLRTPRFHRVEAQALARAQELLGLVGLQGRGDELAKNLPYGDQRRLEIGRALASEPRLLLLDEPTAGMNPAEAQGLMTFLRTLRRELGLTILLIEHNMRVVMGISERVTVLDYGQKIAEGSPEQVQRDPRVIEAYLGTRQRLAERPAVG, translated from the coding sequence ATGGGCGTCATCCTGGAGTGCCGCGGGGTGACGAAACGCTTTGGCGGCCTCGTGGCCCTCAACGAGGTGGACTTCGTCCTGGAGGAAGGCCGGATCGTCTCCATCATCGGGCCCAACGGGGCAGGGAAGACGACGCTGTTCAACGTCTTCACCGGCGTCTACCGGCCGGAAGAGGGGTCGGTCCGCTTCCGGGGCCGGGAGCTCGTGGGCCTGCGCCCGGACCAGATCACCCGGCTGGGGATGTGTCGGACGTTCCAGAACATCCGCCTCTTCGGGAACATGACGGTGCTGGAGAACATCCTGGTGGGGATGCACAGCCGGCTCCACCTCTCCACGGTGGACGTGCTCCTGCGCACGCCCCGCTTCCATCGCGTAGAGGCCCAGGCGCTGGCCCGGGCGCAGGAGCTCCTGGGGCTCGTGGGGCTGCAGGGCCGGGGGGATGAGCTGGCCAAGAACCTCCCCTACGGGGACCAGCGGCGGCTGGAGATCGGGCGGGCGTTGGCCTCCGAGCCCCGCCTGCTGCTGCTCGACGAGCCCACGGCGGGGATGAACCCGGCCGAAGCCCAGGGGCTGATGACGTTCCTCCGCACCCTGCGCCGGGAGCTGGGCCTGACCATCCTCCTCATCGAGCACAACATGCGGGTGGTGATGGGCATCTCCGAGCGGGTCACGGTGCTGGACTACGGCCAGAAGATCGCCGAAGGATCCCCCGAGCAGGTGCAGCGTGACCCCCGGGTGATCGAGGCCTACCTGGGGACGCGGCAACGGCTGGCGGAGCGGCCGGCGGTGGGCTGA
- a CDS encoding branched-chain amino acid ABC transporter permease codes for MRNEALSAAPTGLRALLQRPPLAMGLLTGYILGTSLLVANTPRSLLFFLLFLVSLLLIFAAEVPRWFKGAAVLVTLGLLMPLLGLRNGFYLEVATQVGIFVALALGLNIVVGLAGLLDLGYVAFYAVGAYSWAILGSPQLLKTWPALDAILPLGGWWFFVFLLLAVVLAAITGVLLGLPVLRLRGDYLAIVTLGFGEVIRVLANNLDKPINLTNGPIGITPITRPAIEPVMWVLRLAGVQASPAAVYPVYFYFLVLVVVLLVILVTQRFKDSHIGRAWEAIREDEEAAIAMGVPLVRMKLLAFAAGASFAGAMGVIFASKQYFINPESFTFLESIGVLAMVILGGMGSIPGAILGATTVTILNLQVLKQFSLTLNAWKNAGVTILGYNLANLPPQLEPAKYERMVFGIILILMMIFRPQGIIPSRRRRMELEEAQRRAAETTVEAGVG; via the coding sequence ATGAGGAACGAGGCCCTCTCCGCCGCCCCCACCGGGCTGCGCGCCCTCCTGCAGCGGCCGCCGCTGGCCATGGGCCTGCTCACGGGCTACATCCTGGGCACGAGCCTGCTGGTGGCCAACACGCCGCGCTCGCTGCTCTTCTTCCTGCTCTTCCTCGTCTCGCTGCTGCTCATCTTCGCCGCCGAGGTGCCGCGCTGGTTTAAGGGGGCCGCCGTGCTGGTCACTCTGGGGCTCCTGATGCCGCTGCTGGGGTTGCGCAACGGCTTCTACCTGGAGGTGGCCACGCAGGTGGGCATCTTCGTGGCCCTGGCGCTGGGCCTGAACATCGTCGTCGGGCTGGCCGGTCTCCTGGACCTGGGATATGTGGCCTTCTACGCCGTGGGGGCCTACTCCTGGGCCATCCTGGGGTCGCCACAGCTGCTGAAGACCTGGCCGGCCCTGGACGCCATCCTGCCGTTGGGCGGGTGGTGGTTCTTCGTCTTCCTCCTCCTCGCCGTCGTGCTCGCCGCGATCACGGGGGTCCTGCTGGGCCTGCCCGTCCTGCGGCTCCGCGGCGACTACCTGGCCATCGTCACGCTAGGCTTCGGCGAGGTCATCCGCGTGCTGGCCAACAACCTGGACAAGCCCATCAACCTGACCAACGGGCCCATCGGGATCACCCCCATCACCCGTCCGGCCATCGAACCGGTGATGTGGGTCCTGCGGCTGGCGGGGGTGCAGGCCTCCCCGGCAGCGGTCTACCCCGTTTACTTCTACTTCCTCGTCCTGGTAGTGGTGCTGCTGGTCATCCTGGTCACGCAGCGGTTCAAGGACTCCCACATCGGCCGGGCCTGGGAGGCCATCCGGGAGGACGAGGAGGCCGCCATCGCCATGGGCGTGCCGCTGGTGCGGATGAAGCTGCTGGCCTTCGCCGCCGGCGCCTCCTTTGCCGGGGCCATGGGCGTGATCTTCGCCTCCAAGCAGTACTTCATCAACCCCGAGTCCTTCACGTTCCTGGAGTCCATCGGGGTGCTGGCCATGGTGATCCTGGGCGGCATGGGCAGCATCCCGGGCGCCATCCTGGGCGCCACGACGGTCACCATTCTGAACCTGCAGGTGCTCAAGCAGTTCTCGCTGACGCTCAACGCCTGGAAGAACGCGGGCGTGACCATCCTGGGCTACAACCTGGCCAACCTCCCGCCGCAGCTGGAACCGGCCAAGTACGAGCGCATGGTCTTCGGGATCATCCTCATCCTGATGATGATCTTCCGCCCGCAGGGCATCATCCCGTCTCGGCGACGGCGAATGGAACTGGAGGAGGCTCAGCGGCGCGCCGCCGAGACGACCGTGGAGGCTGGAGTGGGCTGA
- a CDS encoding branched-chain amino acid ABC transporter permease produces MEWDILIGIFPQVLVDGLTLGFVYALIALGYTMVYGVLQMINFAHSEIFVTGAFVGAEVLLSLQAVGALTAIPPVMLLLLVIAMAMVISGGLAVVVERAAYRPLRGAPRLVPLISAIGVSFFLQDFIRLIESLWHNAFYRTYPTIAFFDLRVGLTGGVEISVKSLVIILASLLMLVGLNLFVTRTKLGTAIRAVAEDQATAELMGINVNRMISLTFLIGGMMGGAAGALFGVQFGTINPYTGFIPGIKAFTAAVLGGIGNLPGAMLGGVVLGLLETFAASYMSLLTGGAFGAEYKDIFAFSVLILILVFRPRGLLGEVVREKA; encoded by the coding sequence ATGGAATGGGATATCCTCATCGGTATCTTCCCCCAGGTCCTCGTAGACGGGCTCACGCTGGGGTTCGTCTACGCCCTGATCGCCCTGGGCTACACCATGGTCTACGGCGTCCTGCAGATGATCAACTTCGCCCACAGCGAGATCTTCGTCACCGGCGCCTTCGTGGGAGCGGAGGTCCTCTTGAGTCTGCAGGCGGTCGGGGCCTTGACGGCCATCCCGCCCGTGATGCTCCTCCTGCTGGTCATCGCCATGGCCATGGTCATCAGCGGCGGGCTGGCGGTGGTGGTGGAGCGGGCGGCCTACCGCCCCCTGCGCGGCGCTCCCCGGCTGGTCCCACTGATCTCGGCCATCGGCGTCTCATTCTTCCTCCAGGACTTCATCCGCCTGATCGAGTCCCTCTGGCACAACGCCTTCTACCGCACCTACCCGACCATCGCCTTCTTCGACCTGCGGGTGGGGCTGACGGGTGGCGTCGAGATCTCGGTGAAGTCGCTCGTCATCATCCTGGCCTCGCTCCTCATGCTGGTCGGCCTGAACCTCTTCGTTACCCGGACAAAGCTGGGGACGGCCATCCGGGCCGTGGCGGAGGACCAGGCCACTGCGGAGCTGATGGGCATCAACGTAAACCGCATGATCTCCCTGACCTTCCTGATCGGCGGCATGATGGGCGGGGCGGCGGGAGCGCTGTTCGGCGTGCAGTTCGGCACCATCAACCCCTACACGGGCTTCATCCCCGGCATCAAGGCCTTCACCGCCGCCGTGCTGGGCGGCATCGGGAACCTGCCCGGGGCCATGCTGGGCGGAGTCGTCCTGGGCCTGCTGGAGACCTTCGCCGCCTCCTACATGTCGTTGCTCACGGGCGGAGCCTTCGGGGCCGAGTATAAGGACATCTTCGCGTTCAGCGTGCTGATCCTGATCCTCGTCTTCCGCCCGCGGGGCCTGCTGGGCGAGGTCGTGCGGGAGAAGGCCTGA
- a CDS encoding branched-chain amino acid ABC transporter substrate-binding protein, with translation MRIRRVPVVLATVLTMLVLLVAGQGPVGAQQNVIKIATQSPLSGGQSVLGTAIKNGAQLCIEQQAAKILPGWRVQLVPFDDQAKPDVGVANAKNLVTDPDILLVVGHLNSGVAIPSSEVYKDNDLAMISPANTNPVVTDRGYRNVTRVVGRDDVQGRVGAEFAGKDLKVKSAYVIHDKTAYGQGVAEFFRQFAPQNGIRILGFEGTEETANFDPILTPIAARRPELIYFGGIYNQAGVFFKQARAKGITAKFLGPDGMDSSDLARIAGQAIVGMHYTTVAGPASFYPGAAKFAADYKKRFGADPEPFAVQAYESCWIGLTAIANAVKAAGGKKPTRLQVTNEVRKIRGFKGLTQTYTFDEKGDPTPATYFVIRIESADPAKWGQNRLVKTLRINPPPLKKK, from the coding sequence ATGCGGATCAGACGAGTCCCGGTTGTGCTGGCGACCGTCCTGACGATGCTGGTGCTCCTGGTGGCCGGACAGGGACCCGTGGGGGCCCAGCAGAACGTCATCAAGATTGCCACCCAGAGCCCCCTGTCGGGCGGGCAGTCCGTGCTGGGGACGGCCATCAAGAACGGCGCGCAGCTCTGCATCGAGCAGCAGGCCGCCAAGATCCTGCCCGGGTGGCGGGTGCAGCTCGTGCCCTTCGACGACCAGGCCAAGCCGGACGTGGGCGTGGCCAACGCCAAGAACCTGGTCACCGACCCCGACATCCTGCTCGTGGTGGGCCATCTGAACTCCGGCGTGGCCATCCCGTCCAGCGAGGTCTACAAAGACAACGACCTGGCCATGATCTCGCCGGCCAACACCAACCCGGTGGTGACCGACCGCGGGTACCGCAACGTGACCCGGGTGGTGGGCCGTGACGACGTCCAGGGCCGCGTGGGCGCGGAGTTCGCCGGCAAGGACCTGAAGGTCAAGAGCGCCTACGTCATCCACGACAAGACCGCCTACGGCCAGGGCGTGGCGGAGTTCTTCCGCCAGTTCGCCCCCCAGAACGGGATCCGCATCCTGGGCTTCGAAGGGACGGAGGAGACGGCCAACTTCGACCCGATCCTCACGCCCATCGCCGCCCGCCGGCCGGAGCTGATCTACTTCGGCGGGATCTACAACCAGGCGGGAGTCTTCTTCAAGCAGGCCCGCGCCAAGGGTATCACCGCCAAGTTCCTGGGGCCCGACGGCATGGACTCCTCCGACCTGGCGCGGATCGCCGGTCAGGCCATCGTCGGTATGCACTACACGACGGTGGCGGGCCCGGCTTCCTTCTACCCGGGGGCGGCCAAGTTTGCGGCCGACTACAAGAAGCGCTTCGGGGCGGACCCCGAGCCCTTCGCCGTCCAGGCCTACGAGTCGTGCTGGATCGGCCTGACGGCCATCGCCAACGCTGTCAAGGCCGCCGGCGGGAAGAAGCCCACGCGGCTGCAGGTCACCAACGAGGTGCGCAAGATCCGGGGCTTCAAGGGCCTCACCCAGACCTACACCTTTGACGAGAAGGGCGACCCGACTCCGGCGACCTACTTCGTCATCCGCATCGAGTCGGCCGACCCGGCGAAGTGGGGGCAGAACCGGCTGGTCAAGACGCTCCGGATCAACCCGCCGCCGCTGAAGAAGAAGTAA
- a CDS encoding ornithine cyclodeaminase family protein, with translation MRLLTAADLRRLVPMADAIELVREALIHLSAGRALVPPRLHLAADGGTALYMPALVPPLGALGVKAVTVFPENPSRGLPTITALVLIQDAATGRPLGLLEGASLTALRTGAAGGLAARLLARPDSHIAALFGTGAQARTQLEAAFAVRPLTQVRVVGRNPERTAAFVRWAAAQPWTGGATILAAASPELAVRGADLVITATTSPTPVVPTGAVAPGCHVTAVGAFTPQTREVDGALVARAAVVVESRAAALAEAGDLLLAIAEGHFAPERIHAELGEVATGVRPGRTRPEEITLFKSVGTAVLDVVVGAEALRRAASDAVGWEVELEGSGGES, from the coding sequence GTGCGCCTCCTCACGGCTGCGGACCTGCGGCGTCTGGTGCCCATGGCGGACGCCATCGAGCTCGTCCGGGAGGCCCTCATCCACCTCTCGGCCGGGCGGGCGCTCGTGCCGCCCCGGCTCCACCTGGCCGCGGACGGCGGGACGGCCCTCTACATGCCCGCCCTGGTCCCGCCGCTGGGCGCTCTGGGTGTGAAAGCCGTGACGGTCTTCCCGGAGAACCCCTCCCGGGGGCTGCCCACGATCACCGCGCTGGTCCTCATCCAGGACGCCGCCACTGGGCGGCCGCTCGGCCTCCTGGAGGGGGCGAGCCTCACCGCGTTGCGGACCGGCGCAGCGGGGGGCCTGGCCGCACGCCTGCTGGCCCGGCCCGACAGTCACATCGCCGCCCTCTTCGGCACCGGCGCCCAGGCGCGCACGCAGCTGGAGGCGGCCTTCGCCGTCCGCCCGCTCACCCAGGTGCGCGTGGTCGGCCGTAACCCCGAGCGCACGGCGGCCTTCGTCCGCTGGGCGGCCGCCCAGCCCTGGACCGGCGGGGCGACCATCCTGGCCGCGGCGTCCCCCGAGCTGGCGGTGCGCGGCGCCGACCTGGTCATCACCGCCACCACCAGCCCCACGCCGGTCGTCCCCACCGGGGCGGTGGCGCCCGGGTGCCACGTGACAGCGGTGGGCGCCTTCACCCCCCAGACCCGCGAGGTGGACGGAGCGCTGGTGGCGCGGGCTGCGGTGGTCGTGGAGTCGCGCGCAGCCGCCCTGGCCGAGGCGGGAGACCTGCTCCTGGCCATCGCCGAGGGGCACTTCGCCCCGGAGCGCATCCACGCCGAGCTCGGTGAGGTCGCCACGGGGGTGCGGCCCGGGCGCACCCGGCCGGAGGAGATCACGCTCTTCAAATCGGTGGGAACGGCCGTCCTGGACGTGGTGGTGGGGGCGGAAGCCCTTCGGCGCGCCGCCTCCGATGCCGTAGGGTGGGAGGTGGAGCTCGAGGGCTCCGGGGGTGAGTCCTGA